CCGTAGTACACCGGAACCTTCAACCACATTCCACAGTGATAATATGTCAGCGGAGTTAAATGAAACCAGTCACTACATGAGCGGTAAGTGACATCAAAGCCGGGCATGGCTTTCCATCGAGATTAATGTATGGACTTGCCTTTTAGCATCTGTAAAGCACACGGAATTGACCAAAGAGCTGGCCGAAACGAACCTGTCGAATGACGGGGAAAAAAGTCTCCTGCTCTCATCTCAATCGTTCGATTGCTCGCAAATGACGCACCACTCGATCACGCCGCTTCGGGGGTATCGACGGAAGGATTCCAATCGCCGAATTACGAATCGTAAGAATTTGTCTCAATCCTTTCTTCAAATCTCTGACAAGGATCGTATCGAAGGAACCATTTTCAAGGAAAGCGATGGCAACCTGCCTATTGTCCGAAACGCTGTAATGAAAGCATTATCGCCCATAAAAGAAATTACCGCCTTGTCAGAAAGTGTTCCGCATTGCGTAAATTTCTATCGCACTGATAGTGGGTTTAATGAGGAATATCAAAGCAATGATTTTGCTCATGAATTGTCGGATATATCGATGCTTTCAGAAGACTTCTCGAATACCCCGGGAAAGAAGAGGCAGGAAATCACTGCTGACTCCTGACCCCGAATCGTTCTAGCAATAATAGTTCCTCGGCTTTAAGACTGCAAAAACTAGTGTAATTTTCACAGTAAGATCAATTACTTTAGTGTACGAAATCAAAACCCCGTTTCGGCCAACTCACTAGCACTAGCAAAATTCACAACCCGAATAGCTCAATTTGTGTTCGCAATATTTAGATAACGATTTTATAGAATgcgtaaaagaaaagaacagcGACAGTGTAGCAATAGTACGATGGACCGTTTGCATTTAGTTATCTTTTTAGACAAGTCAATTTTGAACCTTTACGCGTTTTTAATTGTATAGCAactaataaaatgttttacataaaacaatcgaaatcGCGAATCCCATTCAATGCTGCATGTCCTTCGTccttatatgttttttttatttagttgcTTCGTTTCAGCggaatgaaacatttcacagCCAAATTGAAACGTTTCGCTGGATCGATCACTTGTGACAGGTTGTGTTGACAGGCAGGCAGCTGAGAAAAATACACCGTCGGTCGCTATCGCAGAGCTGTGCGTAAAACTTTGACCAAGTGACCGTTTCTTTGCCAATTCCTGTGTTACTGGTGAGTAAAATGCGTCCTCTTCAGTTGAAGAAAAACTCCGTTCTACCTGCCGCTAatcattgtttcgttttctttctcaTTGGCAAAACTTAATTATGTAATGATGGGATTCGTACTGGAACGTCAAACCCGCTGTGTATACAAATCGTACGATAGGAATTACGATGGGCCACGGTCACGGACATGGACCCCCGTACAAGGTGCCAGATGCATCAATCTACAAAGTGGCCGACGCTCCAGAACTGGTGGAGGTTGAGCGTGCTCTCGCACGTCGCGGTCTGAAGGATCCATGGCTACGGAATGAAGTGTGGCGCTACAATGTGAAGCAATTTTCGACCCACCGTTCGCGACTCGTGACGTTCCTGTTCAAGGGATTCCCGCTCGGATTCGCTGCCTTCGTTGCCACGATCGGTATAGAGTACGCGCTGGGTGTAGATTATCACGGCGGCCACGGACACGGACACGGAGATGAGAAGGGGCACGAAGGCGGTCATCATTAATCAGTTGACGTCGGTCAATTGCGGGTGATGTTCTTTGTTGCTATC
The Anopheles moucheti chromosome 2, idAnoMoucSN_F20_07, whole genome shotgun sequence genome window above contains:
- the LOC128309704 gene encoding NADH dehydrogenase [ubiquinone] 1 beta subcomplex subunit 3, producing the protein MGHGHGHGPPYKVPDASIYKVADAPELVEVERALARRGLKDPWLRNEVWRYNVKQFSTHRSRLVTFLFKGFPLGFAAFVATIGIEYALGVDYHGGHGHGHGDEKGHEGGHH